Proteins from one Ramlibacter sp. PS4R-6 genomic window:
- the pgi gene encoding glucose-6-phosphate isomerase, translating into MIAGLSRPHCDRTQAWQLLRQHYAQQGRVFDLREAFRSDPKRVEEFSQQAPHVFADLSKNLVDAHVRSLMYELARECLFERHRDAMFAGQPVNNTENRAVKHWLLRSPKGASSDPDARAVHDTLDAMLGYAERIRADGAITDVVNIGIGGSDLGPQMAVAALAEFTAPGKRFHFVSNVDGHELAAVLAQLKPEATLFLIASKTFTTVETMTNARSAKAWFEQRGGKDIARHFAALTTNVEAARQFGIATTFGFWDWVGGRYSMWSAIGLPIAISIGAQGFRRMLAGAHAMDEHFRTAPIAANLPARLGLLDVWYRDFHAFASRCVAPYHSALRRLPAYLQQLEMESNGKRVDAQGRALSVATSPVVWGEPGTNGQHAYFQMLHQGTDVIPVEFIAVKGAAHALAGHHEQLLANALAQAQALMQGQGDAGGHKDFPGNRPSTFFVLDRLDPESFGALVAMYEHRVFTSGSIWGIDSFDQWGVELGKVLAKDIAPRLQSGEVQGLDPSTAGLLQRLR; encoded by the coding sequence TGTTCGACCTGCGCGAGGCCTTCCGTTCGGATCCGAAGCGCGTGGAGGAATTCAGCCAGCAGGCGCCGCACGTGTTCGCCGACCTGTCGAAGAACCTGGTGGATGCGCACGTGCGCTCGCTGATGTACGAGCTGGCGCGCGAATGCCTGTTCGAGCGCCACCGCGATGCGATGTTCGCGGGGCAGCCGGTGAACAACACCGAGAACCGCGCGGTCAAGCACTGGCTGTTGCGCTCGCCGAAGGGCGCGAGCAGCGACCCGGATGCACGCGCCGTCCACGACACGCTCGATGCGATGCTGGGCTACGCCGAGCGCATCCGCGCCGACGGCGCGATCACCGACGTCGTCAACATCGGCATCGGCGGCTCGGACCTCGGACCGCAGATGGCGGTGGCTGCGCTGGCGGAGTTCACCGCGCCGGGCAAGCGCTTCCACTTCGTCTCCAACGTCGATGGCCATGAGCTGGCGGCGGTGCTGGCGCAGCTCAAGCCCGAAGCCACGCTGTTCCTCATCGCGTCCAAGACCTTCACGACGGTCGAGACGATGACCAATGCGCGTTCGGCCAAGGCCTGGTTCGAGCAGCGCGGCGGCAAGGACATCGCCCGCCACTTCGCGGCGCTGACGACCAACGTCGAAGCCGCGCGCCAGTTCGGCATCGCCACCACCTTCGGCTTCTGGGACTGGGTCGGTGGGCGCTACTCGATGTGGTCGGCCATCGGCCTGCCGATCGCGATCAGCATCGGCGCGCAGGGCTTCCGCCGCATGCTGGCCGGCGCGCATGCGATGGACGAGCACTTCCGCACCGCGCCCATCGCGGCGAACCTGCCCGCGCGCCTGGGCCTCCTGGACGTCTGGTACCGCGACTTCCACGCCTTTGCCAGCCGCTGCGTGGCGCCGTACCACAGCGCCCTGCGCCGCTTGCCCGCTTACCTGCAGCAGCTGGAGATGGAGAGCAACGGCAAGCGCGTCGACGCGCAGGGCCGCGCGCTGTCGGTCGCGACCTCGCCGGTGGTGTGGGGCGAGCCCGGCACCAACGGCCAGCACGCCTACTTCCAGATGCTGCACCAGGGCACGGACGTCATCCCCGTCGAATTCATCGCGGTGAAGGGCGCCGCGCACGCCCTGGCGGGCCACCACGAGCAGCTGCTGGCCAACGCGCTGGCGCAGGCGCAGGCGCTGATGCAAGGCCAGGGCGATGCCGGAGGCCACAAGGACTTCCCCGGCAACCGCCCCAGTACCTTCTTCGTGCTGGACCGGCTGGACCCGGAGAGCTTCGGCGCGCTGGTGGCGATGTACGAGCACCGCGTGTTCACCAGCGGCTCGATCTGGGGCATCGACAGCTTCGACCAGTGGGGCGTGGAGCTGGGCAAGGTGCTGGCCAAGGACATCGCGCCGCGGCTGCAAAGCGGCGAGGTGCAGGGCCTGGACCCGTCGACGGCGGGCCTGCTGCAGCGGCTGCGCTAG